GGACAGAGGCCTTGCCAAGGAGTGGAAGGGCCACAGgggcgatggcgagggcggcggcgtgctTGGCTTCGTGCAGGGCGAGACGGGCGAGAGGGTTGTCACGGCGGGTGATGACGGTGTGGCCCTTGTTTTCGAGGCTTAATGATGGCTAATGTGATTGATGTATACGCGAGATGCGCTGCCATGATACAAGGCGAAGACGGTCACCGGGTGTACGAGTGTATATAGATTTCACGCTGGGACCTAAAAAAAGTTGCAAACAAAGGGGGCCTCTACCAGCCCGCAAGTAATCCATTTATCCCATTGTTAAGATGAGCCTTCTTTTTCTAAGTTGTATCATTGTCCAATCCCAACGCCCAAAATGTTGAATTGCGAATTCCAAGAAGCGAAGCCTCATCAAAACACCCTAGGCTCATAAAAGTAtcaagagaaaaaaagagaggcaCTACTTGGTACTTCGTGAGAGACATATATGTTAAAACGTGTCCCGGTCTAATGCGCAAgataaaagtattatacaCCATCCTTGCTGAATGTTGAAATTGTCAAAAGACATATGCGTGCTTCTGTAGCATGTTGCCCCCTTTGGCGCATAATTTCAAGAGGCAGTCTACTATATTGAATGACGAGGAGGGTCTATGACTGAGTAGTGTCTTCGACGGGAGGGCATGTGCAGAAGAGGTTGGTATCTCCGTAGGCTGCGGCTGTTAGAAGCGATCATTCGTGACAGGTATTGGACTGAGAATAACTTACTGTCATCAACACGAGTAACCGTAGGCCAGAACTTCTTTTCCGTTAGATACGGAAGAGGGTAGGCAGCCTTCTCGCGAGAGTAAGGACGCTCCCActtgccctcgccgtcgccaacaaggAGATCCTTTTGGGTGTGCGGGGAGTTGCGGAGAACGTTTccttgacgaggctgctTGCCATCCTCAATTTCGCGAATCTCAGAACGGATGCTAATGAGAGCGTCAGCAAAGCGGTCAAGCTCCTGTTTGCTCTCACTCTCTGTGGGTTCAATCATGAGCGTGTTGGGAACCGGCCAGCTCATGGTGGGAGCGTGGAAGCCGTAGTCCTGCAGACGCTTGGCAATGTCGATAGCCTCCACGCCAGCCGTCTCACGGAAGGGGCGGGCGTCAATGATGAATTCGTGAGCACAGCGACCATTGTCATTGGTGTACAGGATGGGATAGTGGTCCTTGAGGCGAGCAAGGAGGTAGTTGGCGTTGAGGAGGGCCATGGAAGTGGCCTTGCGGAGACCCTTGTCACCTGCATTTTGTCAGTAAATTATCCGCGACTGTAAAGTAAAGATACAGAATCATTAAGCTTACCCATGGTGGCAATGTATGACCAGCTGATGGGTACAATGCTCGCGCTGCCGAAAGAAGCGCTGGAAACAGGAGTCTGGCTGTCCTTGTGAGGAAGGAAAGGCTCGAGATGAGACTTGACACAGATAGGGCCAATGCCAGGGCCACCTCCGCCGTGAGGAATGCAGAAAGTCTTGTGAAGGTTGAGATGGCACACATCAGCACCTAGAGCGCCTGGAGAAGTAAGGCCAATCTGGGCATTCATGTTGGCACCGTCCATGTAGACCTGACCGCCGTGAGCGTGGACAATTTCGCAAGCCTTCTTGACACCGGGCTCAAAAACACCGAATGTACTAGGGTAGGTGACCATGAAAGCACCGAGCTCCTTCTCGTGCTTCTTGCACTTGGCCTCGAGATCGGCGAGATCCAAGTTACCAGTAACGGTGTCACACTTGACGGGGACGACGCGCATACCGGCCATTGCGGCGGAAGCAGGATTAGTACCGTGAGCGGAAACGGGGATCAAGCAAATATCACGCTTAGGTCCAGGCTGCTGCTCGTGGTACTTGCGAATAGCTCGCAGACCAGCAAACTCACCCTGGGCACCAGAGTTGGGTTGCAGAGAGGTGGCATCCATTCCAGTGAGGGCAGCTAGCTGCGCAGAAGTCGCGCTGAACAGTCTCTGGTATCCCTTATAGCTGCTCACAGGGGCATGGGGGTGGATGTTGGAGCTCTTGTCGTGGCCAATGAGTTCCATCTGGGTTGTTCCGTTGAGCTTCATGGTGCAAGAACCCAGGGGAATCATGGAGTGAACCAGAGACAGATCCTTGGACTGCAGCTGGTAGATGTATCGCAGCATCTCGGTCTCGCTATGGTAGGAGTTGAAAACAGGGTGAGTCAAGTAGCTAGACTCTCGGCGGACGACTTGCGGGATGTCCTTGACAATTTTGTCCAGAGTCGGCTTCCAACCCTCAGTCCAGAACTTGTTAGCAACGTCTAAATTGCGGTCGGTATGATTCTTTTTGGCAACAGCCTGGAAAGCATCGACGATGCGAACATATGTATCCAGGGTAAACGTGGTGGGAACGGCTAGAACAACTTCGCTGCTAGTCCAGGCCTTGCCTCCGCTGATTCCTCGCTCCAGAAGCTCCTTTCGGAGTGTCTGGCACACCTTGGGGTCATCGAAGCTGATTGTGACGGTGTCAGACAAAACACGACCCTGGGGGTCCAGAGTGGCAGTAGGAACAGTCAGACCATAGTGCTG
The DNA window shown above is from Metarhizium brunneum chromosome 1, complete sequence and carries:
- the gcvP gene encoding Glycine dehydrogenase; this translates as MASRLALRGAPLRSSTAVVSRAALPAGATSSTTSASFVAVARAPVARFAAARCFSQTSRAASSKAQLDSIRKDPAYLDMQKTSDEHPEPWMDFTARHIGPRDEDIPAMLKQLGSGVESLEAFVAQVIPEDIMLPPQKKIQPKTYSESGVAELFKAMHAQNEIHTWMNGGGYYPVEIPGVIKRNILENPAWYTSYTPYQAEISQGRLQSLLNFQTMVSDLTGLPVANASLLDEGTAAAEAMTMSLSNLSTSRAKRPGKTYVVSHLVHNATFEVMQGRAEGFGIRLELMDLSAPDAIQKIQALGDDLVGVLAQYPDTNGGVGDFRELVDVAHKQGTLFSVATDLSALTLLTPPGEWGADVAFGNSQRFGVPLGFGGPHAAFMAVKEASKRRLPGRIIGVSKDRTGGRALRLALQTREQHIRREKATSNVCTAQALLANMAAMYAIYHGPAQLKEMAVNNLRHARMVQSAAQHYGLTVPTATLDPQGRVLSDTVTISFDDPKVCQTLRKELLERGISGGKAWTSSEVVLAVPTTFTLDTYVRIVDAFQAVAKKNHTDRNLDVANKFWTEGWKPTLDKIVKDIPQVVRRESSYLTHPVFNSYHSETEMLRYIYQLQSKDLSLVHSMIPLGSCTMKLNGTTQMELIGHDKSSNIHPHAPVSSYKGYQRLFSATSAQLAALTGMDATSLQPNSGAQGEFAGLRAIRKYHEQQPGPKRDICLIPVSAHGTNPASAAMAGMRVVPVKCDTVTGNLDLADLEAKCKKHEKELGAFMVTYPSTFGVFEPGVKKACEIVHAHGGQVYMDGANMNAQIGLTSPGALGADVCHLNLHKTFCIPHGGGGPGIGPICVKSHLEPFLPHKDSQTPVSSASFGSASIVPISWSYIATMGDKGLRKATSMALLNANYLLARLKDHYPILYTNDNGRCAHEFIIDARPFRETAGVEAIDIAKRLQDYGFHAPTMSWPVPNTLMIEPTESESKQELDRFADALISIRSEIREIEDGKQPRQGNVLRNSPHTQKDLLVGDGEGKWERPYSREKAAYPLPYLTEKKFWPTVTRVDDTYGDTNLFCTCPPVEDTTQS